The Apodemus sylvaticus chromosome 19, mApoSyl1.1, whole genome shotgun sequence sequence TCCCTGAGGCCGACGTGTCTGCTGACATCCCTACTTCCTAGTCGTTTCTGCCCAGCTTTGTGTACAGCCTCCTGGTGACTGTGTCTGCAGTGTCTCTGTTCTGACAGAAAAGTGGTAGGAACCAGGCTCACGAGAGgactgctgtgtgcatgtgtgtgcctgtgtgtgcacctcAAAGGGATTGTAGGTGGGGAAAGGTGACTTGGTAAGCTTTATAGCCACTGTGATTTTATGGTAACATTTAGGGGCAGGTATAAGAGTTAGAAGGTGGAAAAGAGAAGGTAAAAAGAACTTATTAAACAGCACacgtctgtttgcttgttttattaacatatttaaaTTAAGTGTACTTGctggtgtctgtgggtgtgtgcacataagTGCAGGAGACTTTGGGTGCCAGGAGACAGCATCAGAGATCCTTACAGATGAACCAGCCAGTCTGTGCAAagtgagctcaggtcctctgtgagagtgGGGTGCACTCTGaactctgtctctctccagctcctttttgTTACTATTTATAGTCTTTCAAAAGTCCACTCATGCATACCATGTATCTTGATGGCATTCACACCCACTCTTCTCCTGCATCTCCCCCCAGCTCCTCGCTAACACCTCTCCCTCCCAGCCTCATGCTTCCGACCTAAACAGTGCCCATGGTACCTATTGGATCACACACTGGAGCACGGCATGCCGCTTGTATGTGGCCGTCTCCCAACTCCACGCTGTAAGTTTTAGCTGGCTTGGTATAGATGTTCATGTGCACAGCAGTCATGTCTGGTTGAGGGCGCGTGTGTTTCAGAGACGCTCCCTCAGCCTTCGGGCAGAGGCTGCTCTAGATATGCTCTCTCCAACTGAGCACCTGCCGTTGCCTTTATTCTTAGTACTGGAGCAGTCTGAGCATCCGTACTCACTTTAGGAGGGCTTTATGGTTGCGATGTTTTGAAGCTTAATACTTGCagacatacctttttttttttaaagagacttcCGGCTACTGACCTCTGCCTACTTCTTGATTTGTGGCATGGATGACACCAAATTATGTTCCACCACTTAATATGTAGAATTCATAACATAACCTGGCACATGCTTTGAAGGTCTATActgagaggcagatctctgagttagaggacaTCCAGGACCACAAAGAAGAgtccttatctcaaaacaaacaaacaaaaaaccagtgtTCCCTATAACAAGTGCCCCGATTCATAGTAGTTGGTAAAAAACTTAGACCCACCAGTGTTACAGATGGCTTTTACCAACCACTATCAACCATGGAAGTCCTGGGAGCCTGTTTTCTGATATCTAAATCATATACATTCCTTGTCTTCCAGGCTTCCTTTCTGGCTAAGAATGAATGTTCACCAGGGCAGCGATGGCGACAGGGTATTGCAGCCAGAGCTCAGCTGCCTAGGAGATGAGACCTTAGCTACCACTCCAGAGAAAGAAAGCGGCAGCTTGGTATCCTGTGGTCTTCATAGTGTCACTTGTCCCCTAGCTGCCAGGAATGAAGGTACTGGGGGCTTTCTCACACCCGCACATCTTGCACCTAGGAGGAATGCAGGCTGTTAACATGAGCATATATTCAGTTAAGTGGCTTAGCATACCTGTCCCGCTGATCACCATAGAAAATTTCCATAGATTATCACCATAGAAAATCAGTTGGGACTGTCCACCTGATATGAGGGTGTAAGAAACAGCTACATGTTTGGAGCCAGCAGACAGGTTGACTCTGCTCTGGTCCTTACCATCTATAATGTgatgagacccccccccccccaacacacacacacactccaggagAGTTCTGTTAATGAATGGGGAGGGCATGGAGGGCTGCGGTATCCAGGTGCTAATGGTAAGACAGCTCCTGAGAAGTCTGTGGGCTGGCCCTCGGATAGAGTCCTAAGCCTGGCGGGCTGGCCCGAATGCACTCTAGACCAGCTCGTGACCTCGGCAGccttcctgcctccgcctcctgggCACCACGGTGACAGGCATGGACAGGCACACAGTGTCATGCCTCACTCTGGGGTACCTTCACTAGCTGGACTCagggatttggtttggtttggggttttgggttttggttttggagacagggtctcactgttgtcctggaacctactctgtagaccaggctggtcataAACTTACAGATCCACCTGCCATCACCACATGGGGTTCAGTTGGCTAATTCTTAACTAATTCTTAATTTTACCATCTTTTTCAGCCTATATCTTTAAAAAGGCAACCACCATTTCCCGagtacaaatacataaaaatatgcacatatgttaatttaatttattttgcatgtatgaatgctttgcctgtgtatatgtctgcTGCCCGTGGAGGCCAAAAAAGGTTATCAGAGCCCCTGGAAGTAAAGTTTCAGATGGTTGGAAGCTACCATGtgtgtactgggaattgaacccaggttctccgGAAGAGCAtgcagtgcttttaaccactgagccttctctccagcccataatatTACAAAATAGTCCAATTTGGCTATGGCTTGTTTTTGTTAAGATTTAGAGTTTTGTTGAGTGTGTATGGTTTTGGGGGGACAGGgatggagacaaggtctcaggccaggctggcctctcactTGTTAGgtagctgaccttgaacttctgatcctcctgccttcacttccccagtgctgaggtaGTACTGAGGATCAAATGCATACTAAGTAAATTACCAACGGAGCAACAGCTCCttgttaataaagttttattcgTGTTGTAGCATACGCATCCCCACATTCCCAGAGGGCAACTTGATAGAATCAGTTCTTCCCTCACACCTTTCCATGGGTTCTGGGTCTCCGCCTGAGGTGTCAGGCTGGTGTGGCAAGTGGCTCGCTCACTGCAACAGCTCATTGGCTTCCCAAACACATGCTTGTTTCTTACAAATTTTagataaacttattttaaaacaagtctTTAGTCTACAGGTTACTTTATCGTTTGTTAAGAGATAGAAAGCCGATGTGCATGCTAAAGAGTTCAGCGCCCACCGGAGGTGCCCTGTTGTGGTACTCCGTTTTGATATTTGCATGCTGGTCCTCAGTACCATGTAAACCATATGCAGTGTCACATGGCCGTAATCCCACCcctgggggatgggagaggaggataAGGAAGAAGTTCATCCTCAGCCTTTAGCTTAAGGGTGGCCCAGGCTACACAGGGCCCTGTCTCAAAGTGGAGAGGaggaattttaaataatttaaagagaTGAACTTTTCGATAATAGGACAAAAAAGATGAGACCCCAAGAGTGAGGCCACATGCACTTGCTGTTGACAGCAAGGTGTCGCAGTCCAGAAGCGGATGCGGGGCTTTGGGGATTCTCTGGCACAGTGACAATGGTTGGCTCTGAGAATGTCTAGGAAGAGTAGTAAATTAGGTAAAAGACTTTCTTCCtggcaaattaaaaacaaaaacaaaaaggcagcTTTGAAGAGTGAAAGCATACAGTAATCAGAAGTTCCTAAACTAGAGACGGCAGTGCTGGGGCCATAGCTGAGCCTACAGTAAGGAGGACAGGAGctggtcagacagacagacagacacacagacagacacacagcccTGGCTCCCATCCCCAGGactgtgcacctgtgtgtgctgGATCGAGCTCtattctcagcactcagaggccgggggaggaggatcagaagtcaaAGGCTctcttcagctacacagtgaatttaaCCCACttagactacatgagaccctgcctcaaaaataataaatccgGGCTAGAGATACTGCTCTCTCTGCTGAGAGTGCTTCCTCCCCCTCCAGAGGGCTTGTTTGcgccagctccagggatctgactccctcttctggcctccttgggcacttgAGGGCAGTCACACAACCCACAGATGCTTGAGGAAAAATccgaaataagtaaataaatgacgCACAGCATGTGTCAGAGTATTATTTAGAGGTGGAGGTGAAGCCGAGAAGACATGATAGCTTCTGAGCACCAACTTTCGGTGCCTGGGTTGCCATGAACCCCGCTCTTCTGCTCCGTCCTGTTCCTCTGGGCtttgtttactttaaaattataGTGGCtttaaagtgtgggtgcttcagccTTCAGTCCCCCCAACCCCATAGCACACACTGATGGAAAGATGTTATCAGGATACATCCTGAGACGGAGGGGAATTTGTGAGGggaattgtttgttttgtttgtttgggttacttttttttttttttttttcaagacaaggtttctctgtgtagccctggctatcctggaactcctccagagaccagactggcctcacatTCAGAGATCTGTGTGCCTGGCTTTTaagtgtttggtttgtttttggtttttctctagGCTAGTGTTTTAGCTGCAAACACCCATGGCTTTAGGGTTTTGTTCACTGGCTATTGTTTTAGAGCACACATTTTCTTCTGACTGGAGCCCTTTAGTGACTTGGTATTTTTTGTCTGATTTTTTCAGACCTTGCACTTGACTATGCCCCTCAGTCAGCGAGCCTTCAGTATCCTCACATAATGCCACTTCCTGAAGACAGCAAGGGCTCATGCTTCCAGAGTGGGAGCAAGCGGAGCCACGAGCCCTTCCTCGGTCCAGAGAGACTTGGAACCAGCGGCCTAGGTTTTGGAGGTGGCGCTCACTCTCAAGCCCCAGAGAAAGTGACGCTTCTTGTGGACGGCACCCGTTTTGTGGTAAACCCTCAGATTTTCACTGCTCATCCGGACACCATGTTGGGAAGGTAACACAGTTCCCTTGTGAGTGCACTCTGTTCTGTGTGCAGCAGGTGCAGAACTGCCCTGCCGTACGCTGACCCTCTTCCCTGCCTGCCCCTCTGAACACATGGCCTTGCCTTCTGAGTTGCATAGGTCAGAGGTGCAAAGCTGAGACCTAAGTCGTGTTCTGTTCCCTCCTGTGGAAAACAGTATTaggccggcggtggtggcgcacgcctgtgatcccagcacttgggaggcagaggcaggcggatttctgagtttaaggcaagcctggtctacccagtgagttccaggacagccaggactacacagagaaaccctgtctcaaaaaaccaaaaaaaaaaaaaaccccaaaaaaaagaaaaggaaagaaagaaaaagaaaaaaaagaaaaggaaaacagtatTAGAAGTAATCCACATGGCACAAGAGCAGGGAACCTGttctagaaaaaatccttttgcCTCCCATCCATTTCTAGTCGGGTTTTTTGGGTGGGGAGGGTACAGTTTGCAGTCCTAGAGATGGAACCCAGAAACCTAGGCTGTCATGCATGGGGAACGAGCATTTTACTGAGTTAGAGCCCTGGCCTGTGGCTAGGTTATTCTTTGTtgatgtgtgttggtgttttgcctgcaggtatgtctgCAGTGCGAACATGCAGTGCCTGCaggggccaggagagggtgtctcAGAtgtctgggactggagttaacagatggttgtgagccgcttGTGGGGGCTGGGACTCTAACCCAGATCCCGAGGTGAGAACAGGCCTCCTCATTGAAATATGTCGAGGCACAGAGGAGGCTCACGCCTGTCTGAGAGTCGTGGCTAGACTAGCCTGTGGAGTGAACTCTTCCCAAAGGGAAGGTGAGCCGGGACGGAATGGAGTGACCATTGGGCGGGGCCAGGGGAAGGCCCAGGCCGCCAGGAGAGAGTTTGCACTGGCATGGTCTTGGGGCAGGGGGAGGCTTCCACAGCCTCCTGCAGGGCCTCCCTACAGTGTCTGCTCCACAGACTGAtgcttccctctttcccttttgttTGAAGGCGTGTCCTGAGGTGTGTGTGCATTCCTCTGAGAGGCATCAGGTCCCAGGGCTGGGCTTTTAAATTACACTGTAAGAGAGTAGGGTAGCGTTGTATGGGAGCGGAAGGGAAGAGCTGCCTCTGCGGAACCCTGCGGAGGAGGTGATGTTGTTGCTGGTGTCTTTCAGAATGTTTGGGCCGGGAAGAGAATACAACTTCACAAGGCCCAACGAGAAGGGCGAATATGAGATCGCAGAGGGGATCAGCGCCACTGTGTTCCGCACCGTGCTGGTACGTGCCTCAGTCTCCTGCTCTGTCCTCCCCACGGCACGGCACGGCACGGCACGCGTGCTTAAATGTGACTGACTGCCGGTCTCTGGTGTGCAGTCGTTGccttttctttattgttcctgCATATAACTTGTAAGTCCTTAGGTGCGCTCAGTTGGCTGTCAAGCTCTGTTCATCTTGGGTAGACAGGAGCTTCTTTGTCACCTAATGCCCCAGCCAGTAGACTCCAGGACCCTGCCACCTCAGCAGAGGAAGCTGTCAGAGTGCATTCTTGGCTTACATTTCTCCATCCTGATCTGTCACAGGATTATTACAAAACTGGCATCATCAACTGTCCAGATGGCATCTCTATCCCAGATCTCAGAGACACGTGTGACTATCTGTGCATTAACTTTGATTTCAACACTATCCGATGTCAGGATCTGAGTGAGTATGGAGCGCTGTGACATCAGCCAGTGTGCTTTCGCTGCGCTCACAAGTGAAGAAGTGCGGTGTGTAGGCTCAGAACTCCTGGAAGGTAGACAGACGTCTCGCTAACCAGTGCTTCCCTGCTACCAGGGGTTGTGGGAAGTGGAATACGCAAATCATCTGGGTGTGTGACTCAACatcaccccagcactcagaagacaaggGCATCTTGATAGctgagtgctgacacaggctacAGAGCACCCTGTCTCACAGAGGCCAGGGGTGGCTCACTCGATGGCGCAGTGCTCACCTAGCCCAGGAGAGCCAGGGTCCCATTATTGGCACACATTACACAAGGCATGCGAGCCGTGCCTGTGAGCTCAGTGCTCGGGAGTGCGGGCTGGAAAGGAAAGGCGTGAGGTCGATCGTGGCCACCTGGGCTCTGAGCTGCTGCTGTGTTCTTGGGGAGGACTACAGTGTCAACTCTTGACAGGCAGGTACTGAGTGTCAGTGAGGAAGGGACTGTGGTGACAGCAAAGAGTGAAGCTAGTCACCACCGTGGGTGGTGAGGGACTCTGACAGTGCAGGTGCCGCTTCCAGTTTGTCCTCTGATCTGCACTCAGCAGTGTGCATGGCCGGCCAgcagctctctctcctctccgtCCCAGGCGCCTTACTGCACGAGCTGTCCAACGACGGTGCCCACAAGCAGTTTGACCTCTACCTCGAGGAGCTGATTCTGCCCATCATGGTGGGCTGTGCCAAGAAAGGCGAGCGAGAGTGTCACATTGTCGTGCTGACAGACGAGGACTCCGTGGACTGGGATGAAGACCACCCCCCACCCATGGGGGAGGAGTATTCCCAAAGTAGGAGCCCCCACAGAAAATGCTATCCTAGAGCCTGTGCAGATGCCACTGATAGCTAGTGATGGGCACAGGCACCCGCAGGGGATAGCCGCAGGACAGGCCTAACCTCTGCTGGGACCGCTCTCTCCTCCCCTAGTGGGTGCCATTGTCAGACACTGACGTTGGTAATGAAATTCTCCTCCATTTCATTTAAGTGTTGTTG is a genomic window containing:
- the Kctd20 gene encoding BTB/POZ domain-containing protein KCTD20 isoform X1, which gives rise to MNVHQGSDGDRVLQPELSCLGDETLATTPEKESGSLVSCGLHSVTCPLAARNEDLALDYAPQSASLQYPHIMPLPEDSKGSCFQSGSKRSHEPFLGPERLGTSGLGFGGGAHSQAPEKVTLLVDGTRFVVNPQIFTAHPDTMLGRMFGPGREYNFTRPNEKGEYEIAEGISATVFRTVLDYYKTGIINCPDGISIPDLRDTCDYLCINFDFNTIRCQDLSALLHELSNDGAHKQFDLYLEELILPIMVGCAKKGERECHIVVLTDEDSVDWDEDHPPPMGEEYSQILYSSKLYRFFKYIENRDVAKTVLKERGLKNIRIGIEGYPTCKEKIKRRPGGRSEVIYNYVQRPFIQMSWEKEEGKSRHVDFQCVRSKSLTNLVAAGEDILEDQGTVMHHPPQVDELDRLNAPLAQMAPSDFQD
- the Kctd20 gene encoding BTB/POZ domain-containing protein KCTD20 isoform X2, whose translation is MKSRVTQPRIRGRGGGARWPEFGGCFGDRWPRARQPAADLALDYAPQSASLQYPHIMPLPEDSKGSCFQSGSKRSHEPFLGPERLGTSGLGFGGGAHSQAPEKVTLLVDGTRFVVNPQIFTAHPDTMLGRMFGPGREYNFTRPNEKGEYEIAEGISATVFRTVLDYYKTGIINCPDGISIPDLRDTCDYLCINFDFNTIRCQDLSALLHELSNDGAHKQFDLYLEELILPIMVGCAKKGERECHIVVLTDEDSVDWDEDHPPPMGEEYSQILYSSKLYRFFKYIENRDVAKTVLKERGLKNIRIGIEGYPTCKEKIKRRPGGRSEVIYNYVQRPFIQMSWEKEEGKSRHVDFQCVRSKSLTNLVAAGEDILEDQGTVMHHPPQVDELDRLNAPLAQMAPSDFQD
- the Kctd20 gene encoding BTB/POZ domain-containing protein KCTD20 isoform X3: MPLPEDSKGSCFQSGSKRSHEPFLGPERLGTSGLGFGGGAHSQAPEKVTLLVDGTRFVVNPQIFTAHPDTMLGRMFGPGREYNFTRPNEKGEYEIAEGISATVFRTVLDYYKTGIINCPDGISIPDLRDTCDYLCINFDFNTIRCQDLSALLHELSNDGAHKQFDLYLEELILPIMVGCAKKGERECHIVVLTDEDSVDWDEDHPPPMGEEYSQILYSSKLYRFFKYIENRDVAKTVLKERGLKNIRIGIEGYPTCKEKIKRRPGGRSEVIYNYVQRPFIQMSWEKEEGKSRHVDFQCVRSKSLTNLVAAGEDILEDQGTVMHHPPQVDELDRLNAPLAQMAPSDFQD
- the Kctd20 gene encoding BTB/POZ domain-containing protein KCTD20 isoform X4 is translated as MFGPGREYNFTRPNEKGEYEIAEGISATVFRTVLDYYKTGIINCPDGISIPDLRDTCDYLCINFDFNTIRCQDLSALLHELSNDGAHKQFDLYLEELILPIMVGCAKKGERECHIVVLTDEDSVDWDEDHPPPMGEEYSQILYSSKLYRFFKYIENRDVAKTVLKERGLKNIRIGIEGYPTCKEKIKRRPGGRSEVIYNYVQRPFIQMSWEKEEGKSRHVDFQCVRSKSLTNLVAAGEDILEDQGTVMHHPPQVDELDRLNAPLAQMAPSDFQD